From Prevotella sp. oral taxon 299 str. F0039:
ATGTGCATTCCGTGGTCGTCAGTTGTTTCCCAATTATCGAATGCTTCTTGTCTCATTTCTTGTGTTGGAACAATTTCGGGTGCATTGATTCCAAGGGCACCTAACTTGTTTTTCTTCTCACTACTTGATAGCTTAAACCATCGATCAGCGTCGGTTCCTGCCATAGAACGTGCTTTTTTAACGTCGTAAGCAATACCTAGTCCTTTACGTGTAAAACCATCTTCTGTTACATCACCGCCCCACATAACTGTGTAGCCATTCATAATTGCATTGTCTATGATTTTACAAAGGTCGTCAATAGGTACGTTCCAGCTCATGGGCCAGCGCCAATTGTCTTGTACTTCTACTGCAAATTCAGTCCAGAAAGGGTGGTGTGTGTAGCTTGTAAAGCTGATATAATCTTTCATATCCAATCCTAAACTAGCAGCAAATGATTGTGGTGTATATGTTTTACCTTCGTATTGGAATGAAGTTGGTGCTTTACCAAGATATGAATCGATAATGCCTTGTAAACCATTCTTCCATGCGGGAGTTAGTTTTGAAGCTTTATTCTTTGCTACAGCCTCAACGTATGGAGTCATAACGCTAAAGAATTCTGAGAAGTTTGCTAATGAGTCACCTATCATTTTACCAGGTAATGGCATAGCAGACTCTGGAATCATACCATAATTTTCCCAGCAATATTGTACATCATAGCCACTACCGCCTTCTGAGAAACTAACATCTCCGTGCATACGAACAGCTTTAATTGCTCTATCCATGTATGTTTTACCAGCAACAAACATTTCGCTTAAATCGTAAGTTTTACCTGTTTTTCTTAAAATTTCGCTTTCAAAAAAGCTATTTGTAGAATAAGCCCAACAAGTTCCACTTTTGTTTTGGTCCTTGATACTTGTTATTTTATTTGCTTTGACTACAGTGAATACAGGTTTTACTACTTTGATACTGTCTGTGTTTGTTTCTGCCTGCATGCCTGTTACAGCGCATGTAAGTGCAGCTAGCATGATTATTTTTTTCATGTTTTACTGTTTTTCAATTTATATAATTATGTTTTATTTATGCAATATATCGTTGTCTTGAGGAACTAAATATTCTTTATTGGTTCATTAAAGCTTCGAGGTCTTTAGGGTGATATGGAATTTCTGTCTTTCCAATAAATCTACAACCATCTCTTGTTATGAGAACATCATCTTCAATACGAATTCCTCCAAAGTCTTTATATTGTTCTAGAGCTTCAAAGTTAATGAAATCTTTTCCAATTCCCTTTGCTTTCCATTCGTCAATAAGTGCAGGAATGAAGTAAATACCAGGTTCATCCGTGATAACAAAGTTCTCTTCAATTCGTCTACCCATACGAAGTGATCCTGTTCCGAATTGTGTTGAAGGTTGAATTTCGTCGTCATAACCTACGTATATTTGTCCTAATCCTTCCATATCGTGTACGTCGAGTCCCATCATGTGACCTAAACCATGAGGTAAGAATAAAGCGTGTGCTCCAGAAACCACAGCTTCTTCTACGTCACCTTTCATTAAACCAAGTTCTTTCAGACGAGTTGTCATAAGCTTACAAACCTCCATGTGAACATCAAACCATTTTACACCAGGTTTTGCAATTTGTAGAACTAAGTCGTGTCCAGCTTCTACAATAGAATAAATATCTAATTGTTTTTGAGTGAATTTGCCATTAACAGGATATGTTCTAGTATGGTCGGAACAATAGTTATTAATGGTTTCGCCACCGCAATCGCATAAAACAAGTTTTCCATTCTTTAGTTTTTCCATTGTAGGAGCGCCATGTAGAATTTCACCTCTTTGTGTAAAGATAGTAGAGAAGCTAACCTTTGAACCATAAGAATTGGCAATACCATCAACTTGTCCGCTGATAAATTTTTCAGTAACGCCTTCTTTTGTAAGTTTCATCGCTGTTGTGTGCATTAAATATCCAATTTCGAAAGCACGTTCAATTTCTTCAATTTCTTGCTGTTCCTTAACAGAACGCATCTTAACAACAGCCTTTATAAGTGATAAAGAAGCCTTTTCTTTTTGTTGATTAGGATGAATACCTAAAAGGTCATATATCAATATCATTATATCCGACCTATAAGGAGGAAGGAAATGAACTTCTCTTTTATTCTTTAAAGCATCACAACAAATATGTTTTAATTCTTTTAAAGGCGCAGTATGCTCAACTCCTACAGCTGAGGCCATATTTTTAACCGAGTCAACAGGACCCAACCACACTATATCGTCAATGTCAACGTCATTACCAATAAGAGTGTCTGTGTTGTTGTCTATATCTATTATTCCTACTAATCCATCTCTATTAGCACCAAAGTAATAAAGAAAAGAAGAGTCTTGCCTGAATGGTGAATAAGCATTATTAGGATAGTTACAAGGCGATTCGTTATTGCCAAATAATATGATAATACCACTCTTTACCAGCTTTTTTAGCGTTTCACGGCGTTTAATGTATGTATTTTTGTCAAACATATTAAAAAGATTTATTTAATATATATCGCAAAGTTACGAAAAATAGTTCAATTTATGTAACTTTGTCACAACTTTAATTGTTTTCTTATGGATATAACATCAGACGTAGGACTTGTACTTGAAGGCGGAGGTATGCGTGGGGTTTTCACCAGTGGTGTATTAGATGCATTTATGAAACATAATCTTTATTTTGATTATGTAGTTGCTGTTTCGGCTGGAGCAGGGAACGGAATGTCGTATATAAGTAAGCAATATCGTCGGGCTAGAATGACAAATATAGATTTTTTAGCTCGTTATGATTATATTGGATTGAGGCATTTATTCTCTCAAGGATGTATTTTTGATCAGAAATTGTTATACGAAGACTTGCCAAACTATTATCTTCCTTATGATTTTGAAGCTTATTTCAATAATCCTTCAACCTTTGAAATAGTTACAACTAACTGTTTAACGGGAGAGGCTATGTATCTTGTTGAAAAGCAAGACAAGCAGAGAGTGCTTGATATTGTGAAGGCATCGTCGAGTTTACCCTATGTAAGTAAGATTGTTACAGTTGACGGCATTCCTATGCTTGATGGTGGAATTGTGGATAGTATTCCTGTCTTAAG
This genomic window contains:
- a CDS encoding aminopeptidase C, encoding MKKIIMLAALTCAVTGMQAETNTDSIKVVKPVFTVVKANKITSIKDQNKSGTCWAYSTNSFFESEILRKTGKTYDLSEMFVAGKTYMDRAIKAVRMHGDVSFSEGGSGYDVQYCWENYGMIPESAMPLPGKMIGDSLANFSEFFSVMTPYVEAVAKNKASKLTPAWKNGLQGIIDSYLGKAPTSFQYEGKTYTPQSFAASLGLDMKDYISFTSYTHHPFWTEFAVEVQDNWRWPMSWNVPIDDLCKIIDNAIMNGYTVMWGGDVTEDGFTRKGLGIAYDVKKARSMAGTDADRWFKLSSSEKKNKLGALGINAPEIVPTQEMRQEAFDNWETTDDHGMHIYGIAKDQNGKEYYMVKNSWGTYGDYNGTWYMTKAFVAYKTMDFIVNKNAVPKDIRKKIGL
- a CDS encoding aminopeptidase P family protein encodes the protein MFDKNTYIKRRETLKKLVKSGIIILFGNNESPCNYPNNAYSPFRQDSSFLYYFGANRDGLVGIIDIDNNTDTLIGNDVDIDDIVWLGPVDSVKNMASAVGVEHTAPLKELKHICCDALKNKREVHFLPPYRSDIMILIYDLLGIHPNQQKEKASLSLIKAVVKMRSVKEQQEIEEIERAFEIGYLMHTTAMKLTKEGVTEKFISGQVDGIANSYGSKVSFSTIFTQRGEILHGAPTMEKLKNGKLVLCDCGGETINNYCSDHTRTYPVNGKFTQKQLDIYSIVEAGHDLVLQIAKPGVKWFDVHMEVCKLMTTRLKELGLMKGDVEEAVVSGAHALFLPHGLGHMMGLDVHDMEGLGQIYVGYDDEIQPSTQFGTGSLRMGRRIEENFVITDEPGIYFIPALIDEWKAKGIGKDFINFEALEQYKDFGGIRIEDDVLITRDGCRFIGKTEIPYHPKDLEALMNQ
- a CDS encoding patatin family protein encodes the protein MDITSDVGLVLEGGGMRGVFTSGVLDAFMKHNLYFDYVVAVSAGAGNGMSYISKQYRRARMTNIDFLARYDYIGLRHLFSQGCIFDQKLLYEDLPNYYLPYDFEAYFNNPSTFEIVTTNCLTGEAMYLVEKQDKQRVLDIVKASSSLPYVSKIVTVDGIPMLDGGIVDSIPVLRSIETGHSTNVVVLTRNRGYRNTSKDYKIPRFIYKKFPRLRVALSRRIAVYNAQLDLIERLENEGKILCVRPIRPLEVNRIERDVTKLEDLYEEGFEQGELFCRQHWDK